A portion of the Bacillus sp. es.034 genome contains these proteins:
- a CDS encoding EYxxD motif small membrane protein codes for MFWEYLTDMSYVLFSLIGGIVAIAYVYVRKSRKRRVR; via the coding sequence TTGTTCTGGGAATATTTAACCGATATGTCGTATGTTCTGTTTTCGTTGATCGGCGGCATCGTCGCCATTGCCTATGTGTATGTTCGTAAATCTAGGAAGAGACGTGTTCGATAG
- the purF gene encoding amidophosphoribosyltransferase, translated as MPAEIKGLNEECGVFGIWGHPNAAQITYYGLHSLQHRGQEGTGIVVSDGETLRCLKGEGLVTEVFQEGTIEKLEGDSAIGHVRYATAGGGGYENVQPLLFNSQNGSLALAHNGNLVNANALKHQLEGQGSIFQTSSDTEVLAHLIKRSGYFNLKDRVKNALTMLKGAYAFVVMTETEMMVALDPHGLRPLSLGKLGDAYCVASETCAFDIVGAEFVRDIEPGELVIINDEGLTSERFSFSGGNAMCTMEYVYFSRPDSNIQGINVHSARKRMGMELAKEAPIEADVVTGVPDSSISSAIGYAEESGIPYEMGLIKNRYVGRTFIQPSQSLREQGVKMKLSPVRGVVEGKRVVMVDDSIVRGTTSKRIVTMLKEAGAKEVHVCISSPPIKNPCFYGIDTSTHEELIASSNSVEEMRQIIGADSLTFLSPDGVIKAIGRDDSSENRGQCMACFTGKYPTEIYPDTLHPHEKELVK; from the coding sequence ATGCCTGCTGAAATCAAAGGTTTAAACGAAGAATGTGGAGTATTTGGGATATGGGGACATCCCAATGCCGCACAGATTACGTATTACGGGCTTCATAGTCTGCAGCATAGGGGACAAGAGGGGACAGGGATCGTCGTTTCTGACGGGGAGACGTTACGATGCTTAAAAGGGGAAGGCCTCGTAACGGAAGTGTTCCAGGAAGGCACCATCGAGAAGCTTGAAGGGGATTCGGCCATCGGTCATGTGCGCTATGCGACGGCAGGAGGCGGAGGCTACGAGAACGTTCAGCCTCTTCTCTTTAACTCACAAAATGGCAGTCTTGCTCTTGCTCATAACGGGAATCTCGTCAATGCGAACGCCTTGAAGCATCAGCTTGAAGGACAGGGGAGTATTTTTCAAACAAGCTCGGATACAGAAGTACTGGCTCACTTAATTAAGCGAAGCGGCTATTTCAACTTGAAGGATCGCGTGAAAAACGCACTGACGATGTTAAAGGGTGCTTATGCATTTGTCGTCATGACGGAAACAGAGATGATGGTGGCCCTTGATCCACACGGTCTTCGCCCATTATCTCTCGGTAAGCTTGGGGATGCTTACTGTGTTGCGTCAGAAACATGTGCCTTTGATATCGTAGGGGCTGAATTCGTACGGGATATCGAGCCGGGGGAGCTTGTGATCATCAATGATGAGGGATTGACCTCAGAACGGTTTAGTTTTTCAGGCGGGAATGCGATGTGTACGATGGAATACGTATACTTCTCAAGACCGGACAGCAATATCCAGGGGATCAACGTCCATTCCGCGAGAAAGCGGATGGGGATGGAACTTGCGAAAGAGGCTCCGATTGAAGCGGATGTCGTAACAGGGGTACCGGATTCCAGCATTTCTAGTGCGATCGGTTACGCCGAAGAATCAGGAATCCCATATGAAATGGGACTGATCAAGAATCGTTACGTTGGGCGTACGTTCATTCAGCCGTCTCAATCCCTTCGCGAGCAGGGTGTGAAGATGAAGCTTTCTCCTGTAAGGGGAGTGGTTGAAGGCAAGCGTGTCGTCATGGTGGACGATTCCATCGTACGGGGAACGACGTCGAAACGGATCGTGACGATGCTGAAGGAAGCGGGAGCGAAGGAAGTTCACGTGTGCATCAGCTCACCGCCGATCAAGAACCCTTGCTTCTACGGCATCGATACATCCACTCATGAAGAACTGATCGCGTCTTCCAACTCAGTGGAGGAAATGCGCCAGATCATCGGAGCGGACTCACTGACGTTCTTGAGTCCGGATGGCGTGATCAAAGCGATCGGACGGGATGATTCATCAGAGAACCGCGGTCAATGCATGGCTTGCTTTACAGGGAAGTATCCAACGGAAATCTACCCGGATACACTTCATCCACATGAAAAAGAGTTAGTGAAATAG
- a CDS encoding DUF2892 domain-containing protein, translating to MKVSSNIGIINALIRITVGFTILAWSTSKLARRPWRDSYLVMAVIGAMKVGEGILRYCPVTALFEKAGDGEGKNGGFGGFKAKDMMNFKDMLKSDKSSHSEHQQTTEHHQDPTNTKKEANFNPEELTNQEVQEALTGSKGMDLQS from the coding sequence ATGAAAGTATCATCAAACATCGGGATCATCAATGCCCTGATCCGCATCACCGTTGGATTTACCATTTTAGCGTGGAGTACATCAAAGCTTGCAAGACGTCCATGGAGAGACTCCTATCTTGTCATGGCGGTCATCGGCGCCATGAAAGTCGGAGAAGGGATCCTGCGTTATTGTCCTGTCACTGCCCTGTTTGAAAAAGCTGGAGATGGAGAAGGCAAGAACGGCGGCTTTGGAGGATTTAAAGCAAAGGATATGATGAACTTCAAAGACATGCTGAAATCCGACAAGTCCAGTCACAGTGAGCACCAACAAACAACCGAACACCACCAAGACCCGACGAACACCAAAAAAGAAGCCAACTTCAACCCAGAAGAACTCACCAACCAGGAAGTCCAGGAAGCATTGACGGGTTCTAAAGGGATGGACCTACAATCCTAG
- the purD gene encoding phosphoribosylamine--glycine ligase, whose translation MKVLVIGRGGREHAICKKLAESESVTEVFCAPGNAGIESVATNLPYTESDVSELIDFAKKEDIAYTFVGPENPLLDGIVNRFQEEGLHIFGPTKEAAIIEGSKSFSKELMKKYNIPTAAYEVFTSVEKAIEYVKEAGAPIVVKADGLAAGKGVVVAETEEEAISALEEMLLDEKFGEASSKVVVEECLFGEEFSLMAFVSGESVYPMVIAQDHKRTYDGDQGPNTGGMGAYSPVPHISEEVVQEAISTVLHPTAQAMVKEDRSFTGILYAGLMLTSEGPKVIEFNARFGDPETQVVLPRLASDFGLVVKNIIEGKPVDLEWSDDAVLGVVLAAEGYPGAYEKGIPLPELEKSMDDKTLVYHAGTEFNDHHTLVSNGGRVLLVASTAPTVEKAQTAVYEELAKAECKGLFYRRDIGQKAIEHVSS comes from the coding sequence ATGAAAGTATTAGTCATCGGACGTGGTGGCCGCGAGCATGCCATATGCAAGAAATTAGCGGAAAGTGAAAGTGTGACAGAAGTGTTCTGTGCGCCCGGTAATGCAGGGATTGAGAGCGTTGCAACAAACCTCCCGTACACTGAATCCGACGTGAGTGAACTGATTGATTTTGCCAAGAAAGAGGACATAGCGTATACGTTTGTTGGCCCTGAGAATCCGTTACTTGATGGAATCGTCAACCGCTTCCAGGAAGAAGGCCTGCATATTTTCGGCCCGACGAAAGAAGCGGCCATCATCGAAGGAAGCAAATCGTTCTCGAAAGAATTAATGAAAAAGTACAATATCCCAACGGCAGCGTATGAAGTGTTCACAAGCGTGGAGAAAGCGATTGAATATGTGAAGGAAGCCGGTGCCCCGATTGTCGTGAAAGCAGATGGACTTGCGGCAGGTAAGGGTGTTGTCGTTGCGGAAACAGAGGAAGAGGCCATCAGTGCATTGGAAGAAATGCTTCTGGATGAGAAGTTCGGGGAAGCCTCCTCGAAAGTGGTGGTGGAAGAATGCTTGTTTGGAGAAGAATTTTCACTCATGGCTTTTGTAAGTGGTGAGTCGGTATATCCGATGGTGATCGCACAGGATCATAAGCGTACCTATGACGGTGATCAAGGCCCGAATACAGGCGGTATGGGTGCGTATTCCCCGGTTCCGCATATTTCGGAAGAGGTGGTGCAGGAAGCGATTTCCACGGTCCTCCACCCGACTGCTCAAGCGATGGTGAAAGAGGATCGTTCCTTTACCGGAATTTTATATGCCGGGCTCATGTTGACAAGCGAGGGCCCGAAAGTGATCGAATTCAACGCACGATTTGGAGATCCTGAAACGCAGGTAGTACTTCCGCGTCTGGCTTCTGATTTCGGTCTCGTCGTGAAGAACATCATCGAAGGGAAGCCTGTGGATTTGGAATGGTCAGATGACGCGGTCCTTGGGGTGGTGCTGGCAGCAGAAGGGTATCCAGGTGCCTATGAGAAAGGGATCCCACTGCCTGAGCTTGAAAAGTCCATGGACGATAAAACGCTGGTGTATCATGCAGGAACCGAATTCAATGACCATCATACCCTTGTTTCAAATGGCGGAAGAGTGCTACTGGTCGCTTCAACTGCTCCCACTGTAGAAAAAGCGCAAACCGCCGTTTATGAAGAATTAGCTAAAGCAGAGTGCAAAGGCTTGTTCTATAGAAGAGATATCGGTCAGAAAGCTATCGAACACGTCTCTTCCTAG
- the purL gene encoding phosphoribosylformylglycinamidine synthase subunit PurL: protein MSLMLEPTSTKVKEEQLYREMGLTDEEFSMVENILGRTPNYTETGLFSVMWSEHCSYKNSKPVLMKFPTTGERVLQGPGEGAGIVDIGDDQAVVFKIESHNHPSAIEPYQGAATGVGGIIRDVFSMGARPVALLNSLRFGELDSPRVQYLFKEVVAGIAGYGNCIGIPTVGGEVQFDASYEGNPLVNAMCVGLIDHKDIKKGQAHGVGNTVMYVGAKTGRDGIHGATFASEELNEGSEEKRPAVQVGDPFMEKLLLEACLELVQNDALVGIQDMGAAGLTSSSAEMASKAGSGIEMDLDLVPQRERGMTAYEMMLSESQERMLIVVEKGREQEIVDLFSKYDLEAVSIGKVTDDKRLRLLHKGEVVADVPVDALAEEAPIYHKPSQEAAYYKEFQAMETPAPKVEDYKETLKALLQQPTIASKEWVYDQYDHQVRTSTVVSPGSDAAVVRVRGTRKALAMTTDCNSRYLYLDPEVGGKIAVAEAARNIVCSGAIPLAITDCLNFGNPEKPEIFWQIEKSVDGMSEACRELSTPVIGGNVSLYNESMGTAVYPTPVVGMVGLIEDVDHITTQSFKEAGDSIYVIGETREEFGGSELQKLTEGKIFGQAPAIDLKTELRRQMQLLEAIQKGLVVSAHDIAEGGFAVALAESTFGTKGLGANVQLSGGNNVADLFSETQSRFIVSVKPENKEGFEKLVPDAKVVGHVADNGAIKVSSENGGALLEASVEELESAWKGAIPCLLKSKV from the coding sequence ATGTCGTTAATGCTTGAACCAACTTCAACAAAAGTGAAAGAAGAGCAGCTTTATCGTGAAATGGGTTTAACAGACGAAGAATTTTCAATGGTGGAAAACATCCTCGGAAGAACACCGAACTACACAGAGACCGGTCTTTTCTCTGTTATGTGGTCAGAACATTGCAGCTATAAAAATTCAAAGCCTGTACTGATGAAATTCCCAACGACAGGTGAACGCGTTCTTCAAGGACCTGGAGAAGGAGCTGGGATTGTTGATATTGGCGATGATCAAGCAGTGGTGTTCAAAATCGAGAGTCATAATCATCCGTCGGCCATCGAGCCTTATCAAGGAGCGGCAACGGGTGTCGGGGGTATTATACGAGACGTATTCTCGATGGGGGCAAGACCTGTCGCACTCCTCAACTCTTTACGCTTTGGAGAGTTGGATTCTCCTCGTGTTCAGTATCTATTTAAAGAAGTCGTAGCGGGTATCGCAGGATACGGGAACTGTATCGGGATCCCCACTGTCGGAGGGGAAGTTCAATTTGATGCCTCTTACGAAGGAAATCCCCTTGTAAACGCCATGTGCGTCGGGTTGATCGATCATAAGGATATTAAAAAAGGCCAGGCTCATGGTGTCGGCAATACCGTCATGTATGTCGGGGCAAAAACAGGTCGTGACGGCATTCATGGAGCCACCTTCGCATCCGAGGAATTAAATGAAGGATCGGAAGAGAAACGTCCGGCCGTTCAAGTGGGAGATCCATTCATGGAAAAATTACTACTTGAAGCGTGTCTGGAGCTTGTTCAGAATGATGCCCTTGTCGGAATTCAGGACATGGGAGCTGCGGGTCTTACAAGCTCATCCGCTGAAATGGCAAGTAAAGCAGGATCCGGAATCGAAATGGATCTTGACCTTGTACCACAGCGTGAAAGAGGCATGACGGCTTATGAAATGATGCTGTCGGAATCACAGGAGCGAATGCTGATCGTCGTGGAAAAAGGCCGTGAGCAAGAAATCGTCGATCTTTTTTCAAAATATGACTTAGAAGCGGTTTCCATTGGGAAAGTAACAGACGATAAACGCCTTCGTCTTCTTCACAAAGGTGAAGTCGTGGCAGATGTGCCGGTCGATGCACTAGCTGAAGAGGCACCTATTTATCACAAGCCATCCCAAGAAGCGGCTTACTATAAAGAGTTTCAGGCAATGGAAACGCCTGCTCCAAAGGTTGAAGATTATAAAGAGACGCTTAAAGCGTTGTTACAGCAGCCGACGATCGCGAGTAAAGAATGGGTATACGATCAATATGATCATCAGGTAAGAACGAGCACGGTTGTGAGCCCGGGTTCTGATGCGGCGGTCGTACGTGTACGCGGGACGAGAAAAGCCCTTGCCATGACAACGGACTGTAATTCACGTTACCTTTACCTGGATCCGGAAGTCGGAGGAAAGATCGCTGTTGCAGAAGCAGCACGTAATATCGTTTGTTCGGGAGCGATCCCACTTGCGATCACCGACTGCTTAAATTTCGGAAATCCGGAGAAACCGGAAATCTTCTGGCAGATCGAGAAGTCCGTTGACGGGATGAGTGAAGCGTGTCGCGAGCTATCGACACCGGTCATCGGCGGGAATGTTTCCTTATATAACGAATCAATGGGAACGGCTGTATATCCAACACCTGTAGTAGGGATGGTAGGCCTCATTGAAGATGTTGACCATATTACGACTCAAAGCTTCAAGGAAGCCGGGGATTCCATTTATGTCATCGGTGAAACACGTGAAGAGTTCGGTGGAAGCGAGCTGCAAAAGCTAACAGAAGGAAAAATCTTCGGTCAGGCACCGGCAATCGACTTGAAAACCGAGCTTCGCCGTCAAATGCAACTGTTAGAAGCGATTCAGAAAGGTCTTGTGGTATCTGCCCATGACATCGCTGAAGGCGGGTTTGCTGTTGCGCTTGCGGAGTCGACTTTTGGAACAAAAGGATTGGGAGCAAACGTCCAGCTTTCTGGCGGGAACAATGTGGCGGATCTGTTCAGTGAAACACAGTCACGTTTCATCGTTTCAGTCAAACCTGAAAACAAAGAAGGGTTTGAGAAGCTTGTACCAGATGCGAAGGTGGTTGGACACGTAGCAGATAACGGAGCCATCAAGGTGTCATCGGAAAATGGGGGCGCACTATTGGAAGCGTCCGTTGAAGAATTGGAATCAGCTTGGAAAGGAGCGATCCCATGCCTGCTGAAATCAAAGGTTTAA
- the purH gene encoding bifunctional phosphoribosylaminoimidazolecarboxamide formyltransferase/IMP cyclohydrolase: protein MKKRALISVSDKSGVIEFAKELKTLGYEIISTGGTKKLLLENDIEVMGVEEVTGFPEILEGRVKTLHPNIHGGLLAKRGEESHLRQMEKQGIEGIDLVCVNLYPFQQTIAKPNVGVDEAIENIDIGGPTMLRAAAKNHQYVTVVVDALDYDEIIAELKLHGEPSLEKRRKLAAKVFRHTAAYDSFIAEYMTDVSGEENPERFTRTYELKQTLRYGENPHQQASFYRAPLGSEFSVAMARQLHGKELSYNNINDANAALQIVKEFTEPAAVAVKHMNPCGVGVGSTIHEAFSKAYEADSTSIFGGIVALNRIVDEETAKQLHEIFLEIVIAPAFSDEAFEILSGKKNIRLMTVPFETTNKIERKLTTVEGGLLVQADDMFTLDDADLRVVTKREPTEAEWDAMKLGWKVVKHVKSNAIVVTDAHMTVGVGAGQMNRVGAANIALEQAGVKAKGAAMASDAFFPMDDTVEAAAKAGITAIIQPGGSIRDEDSIKKADQYGITMVMTGIRHFKH from the coding sequence TTGAAAAAGAGAGCATTGATCAGTGTTTCAGACAAAAGTGGTGTCATCGAATTCGCAAAGGAATTAAAGACACTTGGGTATGAAATCATTTCAACTGGCGGCACGAAGAAGCTCCTATTGGAAAATGACATAGAAGTCATGGGAGTGGAAGAAGTAACAGGATTCCCGGAAATTTTGGAAGGTCGTGTAAAAACCCTTCATCCCAATATCCACGGTGGACTACTTGCTAAACGCGGGGAAGAAAGTCACCTAAGGCAGATGGAGAAACAGGGGATCGAAGGCATCGACCTCGTATGTGTCAACCTTTATCCGTTCCAGCAAACGATCGCTAAGCCGAATGTCGGTGTAGATGAAGCGATCGAGAACATCGATATCGGCGGCCCGACGATGCTTCGTGCGGCTGCCAAAAATCATCAATATGTGACGGTCGTAGTCGATGCGTTGGACTATGATGAAATCATTGCAGAACTAAAGCTTCACGGTGAACCCTCACTGGAAAAACGCCGCAAGTTGGCCGCCAAGGTATTCCGCCATACGGCAGCCTACGATTCATTCATTGCTGAATATATGACAGACGTCTCAGGTGAAGAGAATCCTGAACGTTTTACAAGAACGTATGAATTAAAGCAGACGCTCCGTTATGGAGAAAACCCTCATCAACAAGCTTCATTTTACCGTGCACCGCTCGGCTCTGAATTTTCAGTGGCCATGGCAAGGCAGCTTCACGGGAAAGAGCTTTCCTATAATAATATCAATGATGCCAATGCAGCCCTTCAAATTGTAAAAGAGTTCACGGAACCGGCGGCTGTTGCAGTGAAACATATGAATCCGTGTGGTGTCGGGGTTGGCTCGACCATCCACGAAGCGTTTTCGAAAGCCTATGAAGCGGATTCCACTTCCATCTTCGGAGGAATCGTTGCGTTGAATCGTATCGTAGATGAAGAAACAGCGAAGCAGCTTCATGAAATCTTCCTGGAAATCGTCATCGCGCCGGCTTTCAGTGATGAAGCGTTTGAAATCCTTTCCGGCAAGAAAAATATCCGATTAATGACGGTTCCATTTGAAACCACAAACAAAATCGAGCGCAAGTTAACAACCGTTGAAGGTGGGTTGCTTGTTCAAGCGGATGACATGTTCACCCTTGACGATGCAGATCTCCGAGTCGTGACCAAACGTGAACCGACAGAAGCGGAGTGGGACGCTATGAAGCTCGGCTGGAAAGTCGTGAAGCATGTGAAGTCCAACGCAATTGTTGTGACAGATGCTCATATGACAGTTGGAGTCGGTGCGGGACAGATGAATCGTGTAGGGGCTGCAAACATCGCACTCGAGCAAGCCGGTGTGAAAGCCAAAGGAGCCGCCATGGCATCTGACGCATTCTTCCCGATGGACGACACAGTAGAAGCCGCCGCCAAAGCAGGCATCACCGCCATCATCCAACCCGGAGGCTCCATCCGTGACGAAGACTCCATCAAAAAAGCAGACCAATACGGCATCACCATGGTCATGACCGGAATCCGCCACTTCAAACATTAA
- a CDS encoding adenine deaminase C-terminal domain-containing protein produces the protein MEQRYRWKNKQLREHVQVLNGELSPSLLLKNATYLHSTLKKWVQGHIWIYGDRIVYTGDQLPENLEQCEVMDCGSQYLVPGYIEPHVHPFQLYNPQSFSKYASQTGTTTFVNDNLMMFLQLKKKKAFTLLREFSKMPVTMYWWTRFDSQTEMVDEEVTFSNGEVKSWLEHDSVLQGGELTAWPRLLEGDDLILHWMQETKRMGKIVEGHLPGASDKTIAKLRLLGIDGDHEAMTGEDVYKRLIQGLTVTLRHSSIRPDLPALLDGLNEKGIDSYDSLLFTTDGSTPGFYEQGILDFMIKMAIDKGVPPIEAYNMASYNVANYYNITHLHGMIATGRVANINFLRSKDDPTPVSVLSKGIWVRKNSEQMEDPTEINWGPNGFTPLSLDWEVGYDDLQFSMPFGIEMVNDVITKPYSISINPSEELLDSDHDQSFLMLLDRNGKWRISTMIKGFSKGVMGFASSYSNTGDIILIGKSKPDMIAAFNRMKEIGGGIVLAENGEILHEIPLPLSGLLSEKDMPELIEEEKTLKGLLKERGYRFSDPIYTLLFLQSTHLPYIRMTQKGIYDVMKKTVLFPTIMR, from the coding sequence TTGGAACAGCGCTACAGATGGAAAAACAAACAACTGAGAGAACATGTACAAGTACTGAATGGAGAATTGTCTCCCAGTCTTCTTTTAAAAAATGCAACATACCTTCACTCGACGTTAAAGAAATGGGTGCAGGGACATATTTGGATTTACGGGGACAGGATTGTCTATACTGGTGATCAACTCCCGGAAAACCTTGAGCAATGCGAAGTGATGGACTGCGGGTCACAGTACCTCGTTCCAGGATATATCGAACCGCATGTACACCCGTTTCAGCTTTATAATCCCCAATCTTTTTCCAAGTATGCATCCCAAACCGGAACAACGACATTCGTCAATGATAACCTGATGATGTTTTTACAATTGAAAAAAAAGAAAGCGTTTACTTTATTGAGGGAGTTCAGCAAAATGCCGGTCACGATGTACTGGTGGACGCGTTTTGACTCCCAAACCGAGATGGTGGATGAAGAGGTTACGTTCTCAAATGGGGAAGTGAAATCGTGGCTCGAACATGATTCGGTGCTGCAGGGCGGGGAACTGACCGCATGGCCGCGGCTCCTTGAAGGAGATGACCTGATCCTTCACTGGATGCAGGAAACTAAACGGATGGGAAAAATCGTGGAAGGGCATCTTCCGGGGGCTTCTGACAAGACGATCGCCAAGCTCCGCCTATTAGGCATTGATGGCGACCATGAAGCCATGACAGGTGAGGATGTATACAAGCGCCTGATTCAAGGGTTGACCGTTACACTGCGTCATTCATCGATCCGACCGGATTTACCGGCTCTGTTAGACGGGCTAAATGAAAAAGGCATCGATTCATACGATTCCCTTCTTTTTACCACAGATGGATCGACACCGGGATTTTATGAGCAAGGTATCCTGGATTTCATGATCAAAATGGCCATCGACAAGGGCGTACCGCCAATCGAAGCCTATAATATGGCGAGTTACAACGTTGCCAATTATTACAATATCACCCACTTGCACGGGATGATCGCTACAGGCAGGGTCGCAAACATTAATTTTCTCCGGTCAAAGGATGATCCGACTCCGGTTTCCGTGCTTTCCAAAGGTATCTGGGTCCGTAAAAACAGCGAACAGATGGAAGACCCCACCGAAATCAATTGGGGACCAAACGGATTCACCCCGTTATCCCTTGATTGGGAAGTGGGGTATGACGATCTCCAATTCTCCATGCCGTTCGGGATCGAAATGGTGAACGATGTCATCACCAAGCCATACTCCATTTCCATCAATCCATCAGAGGAACTGCTTGACTCGGATCATGACCAATCGTTCCTTATGTTGTTGGACCGGAACGGCAAGTGGAGGATCAGCACCATGATCAAAGGATTCTCTAAAGGTGTGATGGGCTTTGCGTCGTCTTACTCCAATACAGGGGACATTATCCTGATTGGTAAAAGTAAGCCTGATATGATTGCAGCTTTCAACAGGATGAAAGAAATCGGTGGTGGGATCGTCCTTGCAGAGAACGGTGAAATCCTGCACGAGATTCCACTGCCATTAAGCGGACTGCTATCAGAGAAGGATATGCCTGAGCTGATTGAGGAAGAAAAAACACTCAAAGGCTTGTTAAAAGAGAGGGGCTACCGCTTCTCGGATCCGATTTATACATTGCTGTTCCTTCAGTCCACTCATCTGCCTTATATAAGGATGACACAAAAGGGAATCTATGATGTAATGAAGAAAACGGTACTCTTTCCAACAATAATGCGTTAA
- the purN gene encoding phosphoribosylglycinamide formyltransferase — translation MRQIAIFASGSGSNFQSLVDAVQSGTLKANIKLLVCDQPGAFVIHRAQTAGIPTFVFRAKDYENKRAFEQEILNELAHLGVDFIVLAGYMRLIGPTLLESFGGRIVNIHPSLLPSFPGKDAIGQAIEGGVKVTGVTIHFVDAGMDTGEIIAQEIVRVTTGETRQSLQDKIQHVEHHLYPTTLNHLFLTTGH, via the coding sequence ATGAGACAGATTGCCATTTTTGCATCAGGAAGCGGAAGTAATTTTCAAAGCTTGGTAGATGCGGTCCAAAGTGGAACCCTTAAGGCGAATATCAAGCTTCTTGTATGTGACCAGCCGGGCGCGTTTGTCATACACCGCGCCCAAACGGCAGGAATACCGACGTTCGTCTTTCGGGCAAAGGACTATGAGAACAAGCGGGCATTTGAACAGGAAATCCTGAATGAGCTTGCTCATTTGGGGGTTGATTTTATTGTACTGGCAGGATATATGAGATTGATCGGGCCAACGCTTCTCGAAAGCTTCGGTGGAAGGATCGTCAATATCCATCCGTCACTCCTTCCTTCTTTTCCAGGGAAGGATGCCATCGGACAAGCCATCGAAGGCGGAGTGAAAGTCACAGGCGTCACGATTCATTTCGTAGACGCAGGAATGGATACAGGTGAAATCATCGCACAGGAAATCGTCCGTGTCACAACAGGTGAAACCAGGCAGTCACTGCAGGACAAAATCCAGCACGTCGAACATCACCTCTACCCAACCACCCTGAACCACCTCTTCCTTACCACCGGTCACTAA
- the purM gene encoding phosphoribosylformylglycinamidine cyclo-ligase, with translation MANAYRQAGVDIEAGYESVDRIKKHVKRTAREGVLGQLGSFGGMFDLSSLNLKEPVLVSGTDGVGTKLKLAFMADKHDTIGIDCVAMCVNDIVVQGAEPLYFLDYIATGKALPEKIEGIVKGIADGCEMAGCALIGGETAEMPGMYSDDEYDIAGFAVGACEKKEIITGEEISEGNVLVGLGSSGIHSNGYSLVRKVFFEDQSFSLEDSLPEIGTTLEEALLAPTKIYVKPVLAALKQFSIKGMSHITGGGFIENIPRMLPEGLRAEIREGSWDIPDIFTALEHYGDIPRSEMYNIFNMGIGFVLAVEENEAEDILQFFNEQGEDAFIVGRVTKGTGVHFVR, from the coding sequence ATGGCAAATGCGTATCGTCAGGCAGGAGTAGATATCGAAGCGGGATACGAATCCGTCGACCGGATCAAAAAGCATGTGAAACGGACGGCCCGTGAAGGCGTTCTTGGTCAGTTGGGCAGTTTCGGCGGAATGTTCGATTTATCTTCCTTGAATTTAAAAGAGCCTGTACTTGTATCAGGTACGGATGGGGTCGGAACGAAGCTGAAGCTTGCCTTCATGGCAGACAAACACGATACGATCGGGATCGATTGTGTGGCCATGTGCGTGAATGACATTGTCGTTCAGGGAGCGGAACCACTGTATTTCTTAGATTATATCGCGACCGGGAAAGCTCTCCCGGAGAAGATAGAAGGTATTGTAAAGGGTATTGCGGACGGATGTGAAATGGCGGGCTGTGCGCTGATCGGTGGGGAGACTGCCGAGATGCCGGGCATGTATTCAGATGATGAATATGATATCGCCGGCTTCGCTGTAGGCGCATGTGAGAAAAAAGAGATCATCACAGGCGAGGAAATTTCTGAAGGAAATGTGTTAGTTGGACTGGGATCAAGTGGTATACACAGTAATGGGTACTCTTTAGTGCGAAAAGTATTCTTCGAAGATCAGTCGTTTTCTTTGGAAGACTCATTACCGGAAATCGGGACCACACTTGAAGAAGCATTGCTTGCACCGACGAAGATTTACGTAAAACCGGTACTGGCGGCTCTGAAACAGTTCTCCATTAAGGGGATGTCCCATATCACCGGCGGAGGCTTCATTGAGAATATTCCGCGTATGCTTCCGGAGGGATTGCGAGCTGAAATCAGAGAAGGCAGCTGGGATATTCCGGATATCTTCACTGCTCTTGAGCACTATGGGGACATCCCGCGGAGTGAAATGTACAACATTTTCAACATGGGGATTGGATTTGTGTTAGCAGTTGAAGAAAATGAAGCGGAAGACATCCTTCAATTTTTCAACGAACAGGGTGAAGACGCCTTTATCGTTGGACGTGTGACGAAAGGAACCGGGGTGCACTTCGTTCGTTAA